One Phoenix dactylifera cultivar Barhee BC4 chromosome 14, palm_55x_up_171113_PBpolish2nd_filt_p, whole genome shotgun sequence DNA window includes the following coding sequences:
- the LOC103704795 gene encoding uncharacterized protein LOC103704795, whose product MPIWEFGLVSWLNKKIVDPLKQIVRRGAEPKQLAFSTALGLTLGVFPICGTTVFLCGMALALFGNRCHAPSVMLANFVATPIELSLVIPFLRLGEVISGGPHFPLTSDALKKVVTGQASWEVLLSVLHALLGWIIAAPFILGMLYTAFVPCFKFLVHKFGGIPSSPKKDEDKHKVRDV is encoded by the exons ATGCCGATTTGGGAGTTTGGCCTGGTTTCCTGGCTCAACAAGAAGATTGTCGATCCTCTGAAGCAAATAGTCAGAAG GGGTGCAGAACCAAAGCAATTGGCATTTTCCACTGCTCTTGGCCTGACATTGGGAGTGTTTCCCATATGTG GAACAACAGTCTTTCTCTGTGGAATGGCTCTTGCATTGTTTGGAAATCGTTGCCATGCTCCAAGTGTAATGCTTGCTAACTTTGTGGCTACTCCAATTGAGTTGAG CCTGGTGATACCCTTCTTGCGCCTTGGTGAAGTCATCTCCGGTGGTCCTCATTTCCCATTGACATCTGATGCACTGAAAAAGGtggtgacaggccaagcatcatGGGAAGTACTACTCAGTGTACTCCATGCG TTGTTGGGCTGGATCATTGCTGCACCATTTATTCTTGGCATGCTCTACACTGCCTTTGTTCCTTGTTTCAAGTTTCTGGTTCACAAGTTCGGCGGCATTCCCTCAAGCccgaagaaggatgaagacaaGCACAAGGTGAGGGATGTCTAG
- the LOC108511200 gene encoding VQ motif-containing protein 31-like produces the protein MEKAPGLGPQAPVPSTTFVHTDATTFKELVQRLTGPHDETSRLPTPVRPTDPNSGPAQFPKGLPGVKRPTFKLHERRRSKLTITKPGSHPQLTDLCLPAGPALASPSSLTSGFPLSPLISPSSSFANLFVGEEGTGSIELNQEAEERAIRERRFYLHPSPRSRPGNAEPELLPLFPITSPKPRGP, from the coding sequence ATGGAGAAAGCACCAGGGCTGGGCCCACAAGCCCCCGTCCCGTCCACGACCTTTGTCCATACCGACGCCACCACCTTCAAAGAACTGGTCCAGCGCCTGACCGGCCCGCACGACGAAACGAGTCGCCTGCCCACCCCGGTCCGACCCACCGACCCCAACTCCGGGCCGGCCCAATTCCCCAAGGGCCTCCCCGGCGTCAAGCGGCCCACCTTTAAACTCCACGAGCGACGCCGGTCCAAGCTCACCATCACCAAACCCGGTTCGCACCCCCAACTCACCGATCTCTGCCTCCCAGCCGGACCGGCACTCGCATCTCCTTCCTCGTTGACGTCCGGCTTCCCTCTGAGCCCATTGATCTCTCCGTCGTCGAGTTTCGCTAATCTTTTTGTCGGCGAGGAGGGAACCGGGTCGATCGAGTTGAACCAGGAGGCGGAGGAGAGAGCAATCAGGGAGCGGCGGTTCTATTTGCATCCCTCGCCTCGGTCCAGACCGGGCAATGCTGAACCGGAGTTGCTGCCTTTATTTCCAATAACTTCTCCCAAGCCACGTGGACCTTGA
- the LOC103704794 gene encoding LOW QUALITY PROTEIN: probable sucrose-phosphate synthase 4 (The sequence of the model RefSeq protein was modified relative to this genomic sequence to represent the inferred CDS: inserted 1 base in 1 codon) — MAGNEWLNGYLEAILDAGAKRSVGSRQRSHPSALEKEELGNGKEPGYSPTKYFVEEVVDRCDETDLHKTWIKVVATRNSQERSNRLENLCWRIWHLARKKKQIKRDDAQRLAKRREEQRRGSKDAAEDISELSEEEGRQGITEISKDCAVMLRIDSDIKMWEEDGGKSNHLYIVLISLHGLVRGENMELGRDSDTGGQVKYVVELARALAATKGVYRVDLLTRQILAPQVDWTYGEPVEMLTRPSDRDPSIDGDSCGAYIIRLPCGPRDRYLPKESLWPHLPEFVDRALAHVTNVARALSDQIGEDGSAKPAWPYVIHGHYADAGEAAARLSGALGVPMVMTGHSLGRNKLEQLLKQGRLSRENINSTYRIMRRIEAEEAALDATELVVTSTRQEIDEQWGIYDGFDIRLERKLRVRRRRGVSCLGRYMPRMVVIPPGMDFSHVSTQESEGDGDLSSLIGSDRTQGKRDLPPIWSEIMRFFTNPHKPMILALSRPDPKKNVMTLLKAFGEHRPLRELANLTLILGTRDDIEEMSGGGAAVLTAVLKLIDRYDLYGQVAYPKHHKQSDVPHVYRLAAKTKGVFINPALVEPFGLTLIEAAAYGXPVVATKNGGPVDIIKALNNGLLVDPHDHHAMSDALLKLVSSKSLWLDCRRSGLRNIHRFSWPEHCRHYLSHVAHCRTLHPTTRLDVAPRLPDEPLTDSLRDVADDHDLSFRFSLDAAAAADLKPNGTDVAAILEALHRHRPDRTHAATSAPVDYSPGRRRELFVIAADCYDEKGRLVIDDLEGTIRKVMAVGGPRTGYVLSTGSTIMETVEALRCCHVDPTEFDALICSSGSQVCHPWRDLIADTDYNTHVEYRWPAEHVKSAVLRLAMMDGAEGDDLTVDEQACSSRCHAYSLKAGAKVWKIDAIRQRLRMRGFRCNLVYTQTCTRLNVIPLFASRSHALRYLSIRWDIDLSKVVVFVGEQGDTDHEELLPGLHKTLVLKGLVKHGSEKLLRDVNSYKREDVVPLDSPNIVSLAEGYDVSEMQTSIEKIGTRYINF, encoded by the exons ATGGCGGGAAACGAGTGGCTCAACGGCTATCTGGAGGCCATCTTAGACGCCGGCGCCAAACGGTCCGTTGGCTCTCGGCAACGGAGCCACCCGTCGGCGTTGGAGAAAGAAGAACTCGGCAACGGAAAAGAACCAGGATACAGTCCTACCAAATACTTCGTGGAGGAAGTCGTCGACCGATGTGACGAGACTGACCTCCACAAGACCTGGATCAAG GTGGTGGCAACAAGGAACAGCCAGGAGCGTAGCAACCGGCTGGAAAACTTGTGCTGGAGAATTTGGCATCTGGCTCGCAAAAAGAAGCAG ATCAAGCGGGATGATGCACAACGGCTGGCTAAAAGACGAGAGGAGCAAAGACGAGGAAGTAAGGATGCGGCGGAGGATATCTCCGAGTTGTCCGAGGAGGAAGGGAGACAAGGGATCACAGAGATCTCCAAAGATTGTGCTGTAATGTTGCGTATTGATTCAGATATAAAGATGTGGGAGGAGGATGGTGGGAAGAGCAACCATCTCTACATCGTGCTCATCAG TTTGCATGGACTAGTACGTGGAGAGAACATGGAACTAGGAAGAGATTCGGACACAGGAGGGCAG GTAAAATATGTGGTGGAGTTAGCCCGGGCTCTGGCTGCCACCAAGGGAGTCTACCGTGTGGACCTCCTGACTCGCCAAATTTTGGCCCCACAAGTTGACTGGACCTACGGTGAGCCGGTCGAGATGCTGACCCGTCCGTCCGATCGTGATCCAAGCATTGATGGTGATTCCTGTGGGGCCTACATAATTCGACTGCCATGTGGACCTCGAGATAG GTACTTGCCCAAGGAGTCTCTGTGGCCGCACCTCCCTGAGTTTGTGGACCGGGCCTTGGCCCACGTTACAAACGTTGCTCGGGCCCTGAGTGACCAGATTGGTGAGGATGGCAGTGCCAAGCCTGCATGGCCTTACGTGATCCATGGTCACTATGCAGATGCCGGCGAGGCGGCGGCCCGCCTCTCGGGTGCCCTCGGCGTGCCTATGGTGATGACAGGCCACTCATTAGGCCGGAACAAACTTGAGCAACTCCTCAAGCAAGGCAGGCTAAGCAGAGAAAATATCAACTCCACATATAGAATCATGAGAAGGATCGAGGCCGAGGAGGCGGCGCTCGATGCAACCGAGCTGGTTGTCACCAGCACTCGCCAGGAGATCGACGAGCAGTGGGGGATTTATGATGGTTTCGATATAAGATTAGAAAGGAAGCTCAGggtgaggaggaggagaggtgttaGTTGCCTTGGCCGTTACATGCCTCGGATGGTG GTAATACCACCAGGGATGGATTTCAGCCATGTGAGCACTCAAGAGTCGGAAGGGGATGGCGATCTCTCATCGTTGATCGGCTCGGATAGAACTCAGGGCAAGAGAGATTTACCTCCCATATGGTCTGAG ATAATGAGGTTCTTCACAAACCCTCACAAGCCTATGATCCTTGCCCTATCTCGGCCCGACCCGAAGAAGAATGTCATGACACTGCTCAAGGCATTTGGCGAGCACCGCCCCCTTCGAGAGCTTGCAAACTTG ACACTGATACTGGGCACCAGAGATGATATCGAAGAAATGTCgggcggcggggcggcggtTTTGACGGCGGTCCTCAAGCTTATTGACAGGTATGATCTCTATGGTCAGGTGGCATACCCCAAGCACCACAAGCAGAGTGATGTTCCTCACGTATACCGTCTTGCAGCAAAGACTAAG GGAGTCTTCATCAATCCGGCCCTGGTTGAACCTTTTGGCCTCACTCTCATAGAG GCGGCTGCTTATG TTCCGGTCGTCGCAACCAAGAATGGGGGACCAGTAGACATAATCAAG GCACTGAACAATGGCCTCCTGGTGGATCCCCATGACCACCATGCCATGTCCGATGCACTCCTGAAGCTGGTCTCCagcaaatccctctggctggacTGCCGCCGCAGCGGCCTCAGAAACATCCACCGCTTCTCCTGGCCGGAGCACTGCCGCCACTACCTCTCCCACGTCGCCCACTGCCGAACCCTCCACCCCACCACCCGCCTCGACGTCGCGCCACGCCTCCCCGACGAGCCCCTCACCGACTCCCTCCGCGACGTCGCCGACGACCACGACCTCTCCTTCCGCTTCTCCCtcgacgccgccgccgccgccgatcTCAAACCCAACGGCACCGACGTCGCCGCCATCCTCGAAGCCCTCCATCGCCACCGTCCAGACCGCACGCACGCCGCAACCAGCGCTCCCGTCGATTACTCCCCAGGCAGGAGACGCGAGCTCTTCGTGATCGCCGCTGATTGCTACGATGAAAAGGGACGGCTGGTGATCGACGATTTAGAGGGCACCATCAGAAAGGTCATGGCGGTTGGTGGTCCTCGAACGGGGTACGTGCTCTCCACGGGGTCTACGATCATGGAGACGGTCGAGGCGTTGAGATGCTGCCACGTGGATCCAACGGAGTTTGATGCGTTGATCTGTAGCAGCGGGAGCCAGGTGTGCCATCCCTGGAGGGATCTGATTGCCGACACGGATTATAATACACACGTGGAGTACAGATGGCCTGCAGAGCATGTGAAGTCCGCTGTGCTGCGATTGGCGATGATGGATGGGGCCGAGGGGGATGATCTGACCGTTGACGAGCAGGCTTGCAGTTCGCGCTGCCATGCTTACTCTCTCAAGGCTGGAGCTAAG GTTTGGAAGATTGATGCTATTCGACAAAGACTTCGGATGCGTGGCTTCCGATGCAACCTAGTGTACACACAGACATGCACACGCTTGAATGTGATTCCTCTATTTGCATCAAGGTCACACGCATTAAG GTATTTATCAATAAGATGGGACATTGATCTTTCAAAAGTGGTGGTATTTGTGGGAGAACAAGGGGATACAGATCATGAAGAGCTCCTTCCTGGTCTCCACAAGACTTTAGTACTCAAAGGCTTGGTTAAACATGGGAGTGAGAAGCTTCTACGTGATGTCAACAGTTACAAGAGAGAAGATGTAGTCCCCTTGGATAGCCCGAACATTGTCTCTCTAGCCGAAGGTTACGACGTTTCCGAGATGCAAACTAGTATTGAGAAAATTGGGACGAgatatattaatttttga
- the LOC103704796 gene encoding auxin response factor 7-like isoform X1, which yields MAFPPPHSSSGGLPGSATSADVLYRELWHACAGPLVTVPRDGERVYYFPQGHMEQLEASTNQGLDQHMPLFNLPSKILCRVVHVQLRAEPDTDEVYSQITLLPEPDQSEVTSPDSPLPEPERCIVHSFCKTLTASDTSTHGGFSVLRRHADECLPPLDMSQHPPWQELVAKDLHGNEWHFRHIFRGQPRRHLLTTGWSIFVSSKRLVAGDAFIFLRAENGELRVGVRRLMRQLNNMPSSVISSHSMHLGVLATASHAVSTGTLFSVFYKPRTSRSEFIISVNKYLEAKNHKLSVGMRFKMRFEGDEAPERRFSGTIIGVGETTPSRWADSEWRSLKVQWDEPSSIPRPDRVSPWELEPLVAATSPTSQPTQRNKRARPPASPSITPDISPVFGLWKSPVESTQTLSFSGLQQGRDLYPSSSPTSLFSSTSKPASMGSNTGSLAVMNRPAYWPVRTDSQTESFSASINREPCEKKQDTGTGCRLFGIQLIESSAIEETSPPANVSAAIGEVHPVKSLEEDSDRQSQPSNVNRSDAPAVSSEPEKSCLRSYQETQSRQLRSCTKVHMHGMAVGRAVDLTRVDGYDELLQKLEEMFNIKGELTGPVKQWQVVYTDDEDDMMLVGDDPWLEFCSMVRKIYIYTCEEAKRLSPKVKLLVISDAIKPGLKKSSSDADSARNRPDDPDAADKEC from the exons ATGGCGTTCCCACCGCCGCATAGTTCATCCGGAGGACTCCCCGGTTCAG CAACTTCTGCAGATGTATTATACCGAGAACTTTGGCATGCTTGTGCTGGACCTCTTGTTACTGTGCCTCGTGATGGGGAACGAGTCTATTACTTTCCTCAAGGTCATATGGAACAG ctcGAGGCATCGACAAATCAAGGGCTTGACCAGCATATGCCTTTGTTCAATCTACCTTCAAAGATTCTTTGCAGGGTGGTCCATGTTCAACTTCGG GCTGAACCAGACACCGATGAAGTTTATTCACAGATTACTCTGCTGCCTGAACCAGAT CAAAGTGAGGTTACAAGCCCAGATTCTCCACTACCTGAACCTGAAAGGTGCATAGTCCATTCCTTTTGTAAGACATTAACTGCTTCAGATACAAGCACCCATGGAGGGTTCTCCGTTCTTAGGCGGCATGCGGATGAATGCTTGCCTCCACTG GATATGTCCCAGCATCCACCTTGGCAAGAATTGGTTGCCAAAGATCTTCATGGCAATGAATGGCATTTTCGTCACATTTTTCGAG GGCAACCTAGGCGTCATCTGCTTACTACAGGATGGAGTATCTTTGTGAGTTCGAAGAGATTGGTAGCAGGTGATGCATTTATCTTTTTAAG AGCTGAGAATGGTGAGTTGCGTGTTGGAGTAAGGAGGCTTATGAGACAACTCAATAACATGCCATCATCAGTCATATCCAGTCACAGCATGCATCTTGGAGTTCTGGCCACTGCCTCTCATGCTGTATCCACAGGGACTCTGTTTTCTGTCTTTTACAAGCCAAG AACGAGCCGGTCTGAGTTTATCATCAGTGTCAACAAGTATCTTGAAGCCAAGAATCATAAATTGTCTGTTGGGATGAGGTTCAAGATGAGATTTGAGGGTGATGAAGCTCCTGAAAGAAG GTTCAGTGGTACTATAATTGGTGTGGGAGAGACAACACCATCTAGATGGGCAGATTCAGAATGGAGATCTTTAAAG GTCCAATGGGATGAACCTTCATCCATCCCACGCCCAGATAGAGTCTCGCCATGGGAGTTAGAGCCACTTGTTGCAGCTACTTCTCCAACATCTCAACCAACACAGAGAAATAAACGTGCACGACCTCCAGCTTCACCTTCTATTACGCCTGATATTTCTCCGGTGTTTG GTTTGTGGAAATCCCCAGTTGAGTCTACCCAAACTTTGTCTTTTTCAGGGTTACAACAAGGTCGAGATCTTTATCCATCTTCGAGCCCcacctcattgttctcatcaacATCAAAGCCTGCCTCCATGGGATCAAACACTGGGTCATTGGCAGTTATGAACAGGCCTGCGTACTGGCCAGTCAGAACAGATTCACAAACTGAGTCTTTCTCGGCAAGCATCAACAGGGAACCATGTGAAAAGAAGCAGGATACTGGCACTGGATGCAGATTATTTGGGATCCAATTAATAGAAAGTTCTGCCATAGAGGAAACTTCACCGCCGGCAAATGTTTCTGCTGCTATTGGTGAGGTTCACCCAGTAAAATCTTTGGAGGAGGATTCTGATCGGCAATCTCAGCCATCCAACGTTAACAGGTCTGATGCCCCTGCAGTCAGCAGTGAGCCAGAGAAGTCGTGCCTCAGATCATACCAAGAGACTCAAAGTCGGCAACTGAGGAGCTGCACCAAG GTTCACATGCACGGTATGGCAGTTGGGAGGGCAGTGGATTTGACAAGAGTAGATGGATATGATGAGCTTCTCCAAAAGCTCGAGGAGATGTTCAACATCAAGGGAGAGCTCACTGGTCCAGTCAAACAATGGCAGGTTGTCTAcaccgatgatgaagatgacatGATGCTGGTTGGCGATGATCCTTGGCT AGAGTTTTGCAGCATGGTgagaaaaatttatatttacacATGCGAGGAGGCGAAGAGGCTGTCACCCAAGGTGAAATTACTGGTCATCAGCGATGCCATCAAGCCTGGGTTGAAGAAATCTTCATCAGATGCTGATTCTGCACGGAACAGACCCGACGACCCGGATGCTGCTGACAAGGAGTGCTGA
- the LOC103704796 gene encoding auxin response factor 7-like isoform X2, with translation MAFPPPHSSSGGLPGSDVLYRELWHACAGPLVTVPRDGERVYYFPQGHMEQLEASTNQGLDQHMPLFNLPSKILCRVVHVQLRAEPDTDEVYSQITLLPEPDQSEVTSPDSPLPEPERCIVHSFCKTLTASDTSTHGGFSVLRRHADECLPPLDMSQHPPWQELVAKDLHGNEWHFRHIFRGQPRRHLLTTGWSIFVSSKRLVAGDAFIFLRAENGELRVGVRRLMRQLNNMPSSVISSHSMHLGVLATASHAVSTGTLFSVFYKPRTSRSEFIISVNKYLEAKNHKLSVGMRFKMRFEGDEAPERRFSGTIIGVGETTPSRWADSEWRSLKVQWDEPSSIPRPDRVSPWELEPLVAATSPTSQPTQRNKRARPPASPSITPDISPVFGLWKSPVESTQTLSFSGLQQGRDLYPSSSPTSLFSSTSKPASMGSNTGSLAVMNRPAYWPVRTDSQTESFSASINREPCEKKQDTGTGCRLFGIQLIESSAIEETSPPANVSAAIGEVHPVKSLEEDSDRQSQPSNVNRSDAPAVSSEPEKSCLRSYQETQSRQLRSCTKVHMHGMAVGRAVDLTRVDGYDELLQKLEEMFNIKGELTGPVKQWQVVYTDDEDDMMLVGDDPWLEFCSMVRKIYIYTCEEAKRLSPKVKLLVISDAIKPGLKKSSSDADSARNRPDDPDAADKEC, from the exons ATGGCGTTCCCACCGCCGCATAGTTCATCCGGAGGACTCCCCGGTTCAG ATGTATTATACCGAGAACTTTGGCATGCTTGTGCTGGACCTCTTGTTACTGTGCCTCGTGATGGGGAACGAGTCTATTACTTTCCTCAAGGTCATATGGAACAG ctcGAGGCATCGACAAATCAAGGGCTTGACCAGCATATGCCTTTGTTCAATCTACCTTCAAAGATTCTTTGCAGGGTGGTCCATGTTCAACTTCGG GCTGAACCAGACACCGATGAAGTTTATTCACAGATTACTCTGCTGCCTGAACCAGAT CAAAGTGAGGTTACAAGCCCAGATTCTCCACTACCTGAACCTGAAAGGTGCATAGTCCATTCCTTTTGTAAGACATTAACTGCTTCAGATACAAGCACCCATGGAGGGTTCTCCGTTCTTAGGCGGCATGCGGATGAATGCTTGCCTCCACTG GATATGTCCCAGCATCCACCTTGGCAAGAATTGGTTGCCAAAGATCTTCATGGCAATGAATGGCATTTTCGTCACATTTTTCGAG GGCAACCTAGGCGTCATCTGCTTACTACAGGATGGAGTATCTTTGTGAGTTCGAAGAGATTGGTAGCAGGTGATGCATTTATCTTTTTAAG AGCTGAGAATGGTGAGTTGCGTGTTGGAGTAAGGAGGCTTATGAGACAACTCAATAACATGCCATCATCAGTCATATCCAGTCACAGCATGCATCTTGGAGTTCTGGCCACTGCCTCTCATGCTGTATCCACAGGGACTCTGTTTTCTGTCTTTTACAAGCCAAG AACGAGCCGGTCTGAGTTTATCATCAGTGTCAACAAGTATCTTGAAGCCAAGAATCATAAATTGTCTGTTGGGATGAGGTTCAAGATGAGATTTGAGGGTGATGAAGCTCCTGAAAGAAG GTTCAGTGGTACTATAATTGGTGTGGGAGAGACAACACCATCTAGATGGGCAGATTCAGAATGGAGATCTTTAAAG GTCCAATGGGATGAACCTTCATCCATCCCACGCCCAGATAGAGTCTCGCCATGGGAGTTAGAGCCACTTGTTGCAGCTACTTCTCCAACATCTCAACCAACACAGAGAAATAAACGTGCACGACCTCCAGCTTCACCTTCTATTACGCCTGATATTTCTCCGGTGTTTG GTTTGTGGAAATCCCCAGTTGAGTCTACCCAAACTTTGTCTTTTTCAGGGTTACAACAAGGTCGAGATCTTTATCCATCTTCGAGCCCcacctcattgttctcatcaacATCAAAGCCTGCCTCCATGGGATCAAACACTGGGTCATTGGCAGTTATGAACAGGCCTGCGTACTGGCCAGTCAGAACAGATTCACAAACTGAGTCTTTCTCGGCAAGCATCAACAGGGAACCATGTGAAAAGAAGCAGGATACTGGCACTGGATGCAGATTATTTGGGATCCAATTAATAGAAAGTTCTGCCATAGAGGAAACTTCACCGCCGGCAAATGTTTCTGCTGCTATTGGTGAGGTTCACCCAGTAAAATCTTTGGAGGAGGATTCTGATCGGCAATCTCAGCCATCCAACGTTAACAGGTCTGATGCCCCTGCAGTCAGCAGTGAGCCAGAGAAGTCGTGCCTCAGATCATACCAAGAGACTCAAAGTCGGCAACTGAGGAGCTGCACCAAG GTTCACATGCACGGTATGGCAGTTGGGAGGGCAGTGGATTTGACAAGAGTAGATGGATATGATGAGCTTCTCCAAAAGCTCGAGGAGATGTTCAACATCAAGGGAGAGCTCACTGGTCCAGTCAAACAATGGCAGGTTGTCTAcaccgatgatgaagatgacatGATGCTGGTTGGCGATGATCCTTGGCT AGAGTTTTGCAGCATGGTgagaaaaatttatatttacacATGCGAGGAGGCGAAGAGGCTGTCACCCAAGGTGAAATTACTGGTCATCAGCGATGCCATCAAGCCTGGGTTGAAGAAATCTTCATCAGATGCTGATTCTGCACGGAACAGACCCGACGACCCGGATGCTGCTGACAAGGAGTGCTGA